In Polaribacter sp. Hel_I_88, the following proteins share a genomic window:
- a CDS encoding aldehyde dehydrogenase family protein — protein sequence MDNFGIAKALKDLGIQDINNGTSTGQDNFSNGEIIESFSPVDGKLIGKVKTTSKEDYEKVMENATKAFLVWRDKPAPQRGEIVRQFGNKLRDLKEPLGKLVSYEMGKSLQEGYGEVQEMIDICDFAVGLSRQLNGQTIPSERPGHVMREQWHPIGVVGIISAFNFPVAVWAWNTALAWICGDVCVWKGSEKAPLCTVACQNIIAAILKDNNLPEGISSIINGDYKVGEMMTSDTRIPLVSATGSTRMGRIVGAKVAERFGKSLLELGGNNAIIITPTADLKVVVPGAVFGAVGTCGQRCTSTRRLIIHESVYDKVRDAIVGAYKQIKIGNPLDENNHVGPLIDKDSVNTYLAAIEKATTEGGNVLVEGGVLEGKGYESGCYVKPAIIEAENHFEIVQHETFAPILYLMKYTGEVENAIAKQNGVAQGLSSAIMTNELKEAEKFLSYAGSDCGIANVNIGTSGAEIGGAFGGEKETGGGRESGSDAWKVYMRRQTNTINYSDELPLAQGIKFDL from the coding sequence ATGGATAATTTCGGAATAGCAAAAGCGCTAAAGGATTTAGGAATTCAAGATATAAATAACGGAACTTCTACAGGACAAGATAATTTTTCTAACGGAGAAATTATTGAAAGTTTTTCGCCTGTTGATGGAAAATTAATTGGAAAAGTTAAAACTACCAGCAAAGAGGATTACGAAAAAGTGATGGAAAATGCTACAAAAGCATTTTTAGTTTGGAGAGATAAACCTGCTCCACAAAGAGGTGAAATCGTTCGTCAATTTGGTAACAAATTAAGAGATTTAAAAGAGCCTTTAGGAAAATTGGTTTCTTATGAAATGGGGAAATCTTTGCAAGAAGGTTATGGAGAAGTACAAGAAATGATTGATATCTGTGATTTTGCAGTAGGTTTATCTCGTCAATTAAATGGACAAACAATTCCTTCTGAAAGACCAGGTCATGTTATGAGAGAACAGTGGCATCCAATTGGTGTTGTGGGTATAATTTCTGCCTTTAATTTTCCTGTAGCTGTTTGGGCTTGGAACACTGCTTTAGCTTGGATTTGTGGTGATGTCTGTGTGTGGAAAGGTTCTGAAAAAGCACCTTTATGTACAGTGGCTTGCCAAAATATAATAGCAGCAATTTTAAAAGATAATAATTTGCCAGAGGGAATTTCATCCATCATAAATGGAGATTATAAAGTTGGAGAAATGATGACTTCTGATACAAGAATTCCTTTAGTTTCTGCAACAGGTTCTACAAGAATGGGTAGAATTGTTGGAGCTAAAGTGGCTGAACGCTTTGGAAAATCGTTATTAGAATTGGGTGGAAATAATGCGATTATTATTACACCAACTGCCGATTTAAAAGTGGTGGTTCCTGGCGCTGTTTTTGGTGCTGTTGGTACTTGTGGACAAAGATGTACATCAACCAGAAGATTAATTATTCATGAATCTGTGTACGATAAAGTAAGAGATGCAATTGTAGGCGCCTACAAACAAATTAAGATTGGAAATCCTTTGGATGAAAATAATCATGTTGGGCCTTTAATTGACAAAGATTCTGTAAATACCTATTTAGCTGCTATTGAAAAAGCAACAACTGAAGGTGGAAATGTATTGGTTGAAGGTGGTGTTTTAGAAGGAAAAGGATACGAATCTGGTTGTTATGTTAAACCAGCAATTATTGAGGCTGAAAACCATTTTGAAATTGTACAACATGAAACTTTTGCGCCAATTTTATATTTGATGAAATATACTGGAGAAGTAGAAAATGCAATTGCAAAACAAAATGGAGTAGCTCAAGGTTTATCTTCTGCAATTATGACAAATGAACTAAAAGAAGCAGAAAAATTCTTGTCTTATGCTGGTTCAGATTGTGGAATTGCCAACGTAAATATCGGAACTTCTGGTGCAGAAATTGGTGGTGCTTTTGGTGGTGAAAAAGAAACTGGTGGTGGACGTGAATCTGGCTCTGATGCTTGGAAAGTATACATGAGAAGACAAACAAATACCATTAATTATTCTGATGAATTGCCTTTAGCCCAAGGAATTAAGTTTGACCTCTAA
- a CDS encoding RNA polymerase sigma factor, with translation MSKEINFLVIESKNGNQKAQLKLYDLHCNAMFAISCRYLKNDEEAKDAMQDGFLKAFLNLENYADDTNFSSWLKVIIINTCIDFLKKKKLETISLETYPLEISNDDDWNFSSKISKQQIIEAIEKLDLKYQLVVKLFLMEGYDHQEISEILQIPVKTSRTHLRRAKLALRNLLKVAKYGT, from the coding sequence ATGTCTAAAGAAATTAATTTTTTAGTGATTGAAAGTAAAAATGGCAACCAAAAGGCGCAATTAAAATTGTACGATTTGCATTGCAATGCCATGTTTGCTATTTCTTGTAGGTATTTAAAAAATGATGAAGAAGCTAAAGATGCCATGCAAGATGGTTTTTTAAAAGCATTCTTAAATTTAGAGAATTATGCTGATGACACTAATTTTAGTAGTTGGTTAAAAGTGATTATTATTAATACATGTATTGATTTCTTAAAAAAGAAAAAATTAGAAACCATTTCTTTAGAAACGTATCCTTTAGAAATTTCTAATGATGATGATTGGAATTTCAGTTCAAAAATTAGTAAACAACAAATTATCGAGGCAATTGAAAAACTGGATTTAAAATATCAATTGGTTGTAAAATTATTTTTGATGGAAGGCTATGATCATCAAGAAATATCAGAAATATTGCAGATACCTGTTAAAACATCAAGAACACATTTAAGAAGAGCAAAATTAGCTTTGAGAAACCTTTTAAAAGTAGCAAAATATGGAACGTGA
- a CDS encoding serine hydrolase produces the protein MKPLHLILTIFLFSILYSCKVKNSTFTKYQFAKPEDVGMISDSLAKIDEMVMNFVNEKKYPGAVTLIAKNGKIIYESEVGWSDSLKTEPYRKDHLFRMASMTKPIVSVAAMQLIEKGKMSLDDLVSKYIPSFNETEVLTSFNAADTTFTSKPSKTTPTIRQLLTHTAGVPYGFMNPPVYGAILAKNNIPDLSTYLPLTIEETMSKMGNLPLAHEPGKKWQYGLNTDVLGRVIEVVSGEKLDVYIQKNILNPLDIDMLDFYFDSSQKSNLTKVFVPNRKKTITQVSNMGKMYISDYPTDGAKTYLSGGSGMTGTARDYFIFCQAMLNNGQLYNKRILEEKTALAMHKNQIDTIPYPWGAAKFGFGFDVSKEHPFRPDGTYSWSGAFSTVFWIDPSNQLIVIQLRQVLQSPNNQNINRQLEKIVYNSFAK, from the coding sequence ATGAAACCACTTCATCTTATACTTACTATTTTTCTATTTTCTATACTCTATTCTTGTAAAGTAAAAAATTCAACATTTACAAAATATCAATTTGCAAAGCCTGAAGATGTTGGAATGATTTCTGACAGTTTAGCAAAAATTGATGAAATGGTTATGAACTTTGTAAATGAAAAAAAATATCCAGGAGCTGTTACTTTAATAGCAAAAAATGGTAAAATAATATATGAATCTGAAGTAGGTTGGTCTGACTCTTTAAAGACAGAACCCTACAGAAAAGACCATTTATTTAGAATGGCTTCTATGACAAAACCAATAGTATCTGTAGCTGCAATGCAACTTATAGAAAAAGGAAAAATGTCTTTAGATGATTTGGTAAGTAAATACATTCCGTCTTTTAATGAAACTGAAGTTTTAACTAGTTTTAATGCTGCTGATACTACTTTTACATCAAAACCATCAAAAACCACTCCTACAATTCGTCAATTATTAACACATACAGCTGGTGTACCTTATGGTTTTATGAATCCTCCTGTTTACGGAGCTATCCTTGCTAAAAACAATATTCCTGATTTGAGTACGTATCTTCCTTTAACAATAGAAGAAACCATGAGTAAAATGGGCAATTTACCTTTAGCACACGAACCAGGTAAAAAATGGCAATATGGTTTAAACACAGATGTTTTAGGGCGTGTAATTGAGGTAGTTTCAGGAGAAAAGCTAGACGTTTATATTCAGAAAAATATATTAAATCCTTTAGATATAGATATGTTAGATTTTTATTTTGATAGTTCTCAAAAATCAAATCTAACCAAAGTGTTTGTGCCTAATAGAAAAAAAACAATTACACAAGTTTCAAATATGGGTAAAATGTATATTTCTGATTACCCAACTGATGGTGCAAAAACATATTTGTCTGGAGGAAGTGGTATGACTGGAACTGCCAGAGATTATTTTATATTTTGCCAAGCAATGCTTAATAATGGGCAACTTTATAATAAAAGAATTTTAGAGGAAAAAACTGCGCTTGCAATGCATAAAAATCAAATTGATACAATTCCATATCCTTGGGGTGCTGCTAAATTCGGTTTTGGGTTTGATGTTTCTAAAGAACATCCATTTAGACCAGATGGAACTTATAGTTGGAGTGGCGCATTTAGCACCGTTTTTTGGATAGATCCAAGCAATCAATTGATCGTTATTCAATTAAGACAAGTTTTACAATCACCAAACAATCAAAATATAAATAGACAGTTAGAAAAAATAGTTTATAACTCTTTCGCAAAATAA
- a CDS encoding ATP-binding protein, with product MINKRLLIKNLLSHNDENSFYDKKQQINLSIKEGKAKFLKHICALSNANPENNSYIVIGIEDKENKIVGVDFFDDSNIQNLINAYLHNPPKIEYENVRFPRLQRHKVIGLVTIYPNHKTTSLLKNIWKYKRGTIFYRRGSNSIPFLKDNFELRNTNKEIVAALEINAKNNIELTLNGVFDFVNNHKTENNPKYKVFNEQFVLCWAGEKKIINGLIFFSRVDIELINEQVQLFFSSLDDVQIRYNKNSFIITEYILLGIDTNETHYPLEKTIINFKNNGKYNIVKEFLFEAPIYDEKILKTIFDNSNKIIAKIESKSSLSIKEQENVCRLPTNYLVCFLNGYLDAPNQLKKAKIYFKSLEDKTTYIKYKETLRVFRKIKYS from the coding sequence ATGATAAATAAACGCTTACTTATTAAGAACCTACTTTCTCATAATGACGAGAATAGTTTTTATGATAAAAAGCAACAAATAAATTTATCTATCAAAGAAGGAAAAGCAAAATTTTTAAAACATATTTGCGCCCTTTCAAACGCAAACCCTGAGAACAATTCTTATATTGTAATTGGTATTGAGGATAAAGAAAATAAAATAGTTGGTGTTGATTTTTTTGATGACAGCAATATTCAAAATTTGATAAACGCTTATTTGCATAATCCACCAAAAATAGAATACGAGAATGTGCGTTTTCCGAGATTGCAAAGGCACAAAGTAATTGGTTTGGTGACAATTTACCCAAATCATAAAACAACATCACTTTTAAAAAATATTTGGAAATATAAACGAGGAACTATTTTTTATAGAAGAGGTAGCAACTCTATACCTTTTTTAAAAGATAATTTTGAGTTAAGAAACACTAACAAAGAAATTGTTGCTGCTTTAGAAATTAATGCTAAGAATAATATTGAGCTTACTTTAAATGGTGTGTTTGACTTTGTGAACAATCATAAAACAGAAAACAACCCTAAATATAAAGTTTTTAACGAACAATTTGTTTTGTGTTGGGCAGGTGAAAAGAAAATTATAAACGGATTAATATTTTTTTCTAGAGTAGATATTGAGTTGATTAATGAACAAGTTCAGTTGTTTTTTTCTTCTTTAGATGATGTTCAAATACGTTACAATAAAAATTCTTTTATCATTACAGAATATATTTTATTGGGAATTGATACTAACGAAACTCATTATCCTTTAGAGAAAACTATTATCAATTTTAAAAATAATGGCAAGTACAATATTGTAAAAGAGTTTTTGTTTGAAGCTCCAATTTACGATGAGAAAATTCTTAAAACTATTTTTGATAATAGCAATAAAATCATTGCTAAAATAGAAAGTAAAAGTTCATTATCTATAAAAGAACAAGAAAACGTTTGCAGATTGCCAACTAATTATTTGGTTTGTTTTTTAAATGGATATTTGGATGCTCCTAATCAACTGAAAAAAGCAAAAATATATTTTAAAAGTTTGGAAGATAAAACTACTTATATAAAATATAAAGAAACTTTAAGGGTGTTTAGGAAGATTAAGTATAGTTAA
- a CDS encoding SDR family NAD(P)-dependent oxidoreductase → MIKTAFITGATSGIGKATAELFAKNNIRLILCGRRKERLEQLKQELSKLTEVITLQFDVSKRKEVADAIKSLPENFKQIDILINNAGNAHGLSTIQDGDVDDWDAMLDINVKGLLYVSKAIIPTMIKNNSGFIVNIGSIAGKEVYKNGNVYCASKFAVNALNKSMRLDLNEHNIRVSAIHPGLVETEFSDVRFKGDTEKAKTVYQGYKALQAEDIADIINFVVTRPYHVNIEDLVVYPTAQASATILNKNS, encoded by the coding sequence ATGATAAAAACAGCATTTATAACAGGCGCAACTTCAGGAATAGGAAAGGCAACAGCAGAACTTTTTGCAAAAAATAATATCAGATTAATTCTTTGTGGTAGACGAAAAGAAAGACTGGAGCAATTAAAGCAAGAACTTAGTAAACTTACAGAAGTAATTACTTTACAATTTGATGTTTCTAAAAGAAAAGAAGTTGCAGATGCGATAAAATCACTTCCAGAAAACTTTAAACAGATTGATATTTTAATCAACAATGCAGGGAATGCTCATGGGTTATCAACCATACAAGATGGAGATGTTGATGATTGGGATGCCATGTTAGATATTAATGTAAAAGGTTTGTTATATGTATCCAAAGCAATTATTCCTACTATGATTAAAAACAATTCAGGTTTTATTGTAAATATTGGTTCTATTGCAGGTAAAGAAGTATATAAGAACGGAAATGTGTATTGTGCTTCAAAGTTTGCTGTAAACGCTCTAAATAAGTCTATGAGGTTAGATTTAAACGAACATAACATTCGCGTTTCAGCAATTCATCCAGGATTGGTAGAAACTGAGTTTTCTGATGTTCGTTTTAAAGGTGATACAGAAAAAGCAAAAACCGTTTATCAAGGTTACAAAGCGTTACAAGCAGAAGATATTGCAGATATTATCAACTTTGTAGTTACAAGACCTTATCATGTAAATATCGAAGATTTAGTGGTGTACCCAACAGCGCAAGCAAGCGCAACTATTTTGAATAAAAACAGTTAA
- the atpG gene encoding ATP synthase F1 subunit gamma — protein sequence MANLKEIRNRITSIKSTMQITSAMKMVSAAKLKKAQDAIVAMRPYSSKLTELLQNLSATLDSDSGGDYSAQREVHKVLLVVVTSNRGLCGGFNSSITKTVTRTIAEKYAGKQVDLFAIGKKGGDVLSKTRKVVENRNDIYDDLTFDNVAEIAENLMDLYVSGTYDKIELVYNQFKNAATQLPQVEQFLPIKPIEGGDENANSDYIFEPTKEEIVLALIPKSLKTQLYKAIRDSFASEHGARMTAMHKATDNAKDLRDDLLLTYNKARQAAITNEILEIVGGAEALKN from the coding sequence ATGGCAAATTTAAAAGAAATACGTAACAGAATTACCTCAATTAAATCTACAATGCAGATTACTTCTGCAATGAAGATGGTTTCTGCTGCAAAGTTGAAAAAAGCACAAGATGCAATTGTTGCAATGCGTCCTTATTCATCTAAATTAACAGAATTATTACAAAATTTAAGTGCAACTTTAGATAGCGATTCTGGTGGAGATTACTCTGCACAAAGAGAAGTACATAAAGTATTGTTAGTTGTTGTAACTTCTAACAGAGGTTTGTGTGGTGGTTTTAACTCATCAATAACTAAAACTGTTACAAGAACTATTGCAGAAAAATATGCTGGTAAACAAGTAGATTTATTTGCGATTGGTAAAAAAGGTGGCGATGTTTTATCTAAAACACGTAAAGTTGTAGAAAATAGAAATGATATTTACGACGATTTAACTTTTGATAACGTTGCTGAAATTGCAGAAAATTTAATGGATTTATATGTTTCTGGAACTTATGATAAAATTGAATTGGTATACAATCAATTTAAAAACGCAGCAACTCAATTGCCACAAGTAGAACAGTTTTTGCCAATTAAACCTATTGAAGGTGGAGATGAAAACGCAAACTCTGATTATATTTTTGAGCCAACTAAAGAAGAAATTGTTTTAGCTTTAATTCCAAAGTCATTAAAAACACAATTGTACAAAGCAATTAGAGATAGTTTTGCTTCTGAACATGGTGCAAGAATGACAGCAATGCACAAAGCAACTGATAATGCTAAAGATTTACGTGACGATCTATTGTTAACGTATAACAAAGCAAGACAAGCTGCAATTACTAATGAAATCCTTGAGATTGTTGGTGGTGCTGAAGCATTGAAAAATTAG
- the atpA gene encoding F0F1 ATP synthase subunit alpha: MASIKPAEVSAILKEQLTNFEAQASLSEVGTVLQVGDGIARVYGLSNVQYGELVEFENGLEGIVLNLEEDNAGVVLLGASTSVREGSTVKRTERIASLRAGEGIVGRVVDTLGSPIDGKGPIEGTTYEMPLERRAPGVIFREPVTEPLQTGIKAIDAMIPVGRGQRELIIGDRQTGKSTVALDTILNQKEFYDAGEPVYCIYVAIGQKASTVAAIANMLEDKGALAYTTIVAANASDPAAMQVYAPFAGAAIGEYFRDSGRPALIVFDDLSKQAVAYREISLLLRRPPGREAYPGDVFYLHSRLLERAAKVINDDKIASEMNDLPDSLKGIVKGGGSLTALPIIETQAGDVSAYIPTNVISITDGQIFLDGDLFNSGVRPAINVGISVSRVGGNAQIKSMKKVSGTLKLDQAQYRELEAFAKFGSDLDAATMNVISKGQRNVEILKQAQNDPFTVEDQIAIIYAGSKNLLKDVPVNQVRKFERDYIDYLNTKHRDTLDILKSGKLTDEVTATLTAAAAEISKHFN, translated from the coding sequence ATGGCAAGTATTAAACCAGCTGAAGTATCAGCAATTTTAAAAGAACAACTAACTAATTTTGAGGCTCAAGCTTCATTAAGTGAAGTAGGAACTGTGCTACAAGTGGGTGATGGTATTGCTCGTGTTTACGGTTTATCTAACGTACAATATGGTGAGTTAGTAGAATTCGAAAACGGATTAGAAGGTATTGTTTTAAACTTGGAAGAAGATAATGCAGGTGTTGTATTATTAGGTGCTTCTACTTCTGTAAGAGAAGGTTCTACTGTAAAAAGAACAGAACGTATTGCTTCTTTAAGAGCAGGTGAAGGTATTGTTGGTAGAGTTGTAGATACTCTAGGAAGTCCTATTGATGGAAAAGGGCCTATTGAAGGAACTACATACGAAATGCCATTAGAGAGAAGAGCACCAGGAGTTATCTTTAGAGAACCAGTTACAGAACCTTTACAAACGGGTATTAAAGCTATTGATGCCATGATTCCTGTAGGAAGAGGGCAGCGTGAGTTGATTATTGGAGATAGACAAACTGGTAAATCTACAGTTGCTTTAGATACTATTTTAAATCAAAAAGAATTTTACGATGCTGGTGAGCCAGTTTATTGTATATACGTAGCTATTGGTCAAAAAGCTTCTACTGTCGCAGCAATTGCAAACATGTTAGAAGACAAAGGAGCTTTAGCATACACAACTATTGTAGCAGCAAATGCATCAGATCCTGCAGCAATGCAAGTATATGCACCATTTGCTGGAGCTGCAATTGGAGAATATTTTAGAGATTCAGGAAGACCTGCATTAATTGTTTTTGATGATTTATCGAAACAAGCAGTTGCATATCGTGAAATTTCTTTATTATTAAGAAGACCTCCAGGACGTGAGGCGTATCCAGGAGATGTATTTTACTTACACTCAAGATTATTAGAAAGAGCTGCAAAAGTTATTAATGATGATAAAATTGCAAGTGAAATGAACGATTTACCAGATTCTTTAAAAGGAATTGTAAAAGGTGGAGGTTCTTTAACTGCATTACCAATTATTGAAACACAAGCAGGAGATGTATCTGCATATATTCCAACAAACGTAATTTCGATTACTGATGGACAAATCTTCTTAGATGGAGATTTATTTAACTCAGGTGTAAGACCAGCAATTAACGTAGGTATTTCTGTATCTAGAGTTGGTGGTAATGCTCAGATTAAATCGATGAAAAAAGTATCTGGTACTTTAAAATTAGATCAAGCTCAGTATAGAGAATTAGAAGCTTTCGCAAAGTTTGGTTCTGATTTAGATGCAGCTACAATGAATGTAATTTCTAAAGGACAAAGAAACGTAGAGATTTTAAAGCAAGCACAAAACGATCCTTTTACAGTAGAAGATCAAATTGCAATAATTTATGCAGGTTCTAAAAACTTGTTAAAAGATGTACCTGTAAATCAAGTTAGAAAATTTGAGAGAGATTACATCGATTATTTAAACACAAAGCATAGAGATACTTTAGATATTTTAAAGTCTGGTAAATTAACAGACGAAGTTACTGCTACATTAACAGCAGCAGCAGCAGAAATTTCTAAGCATTTTAATTAG
- the atpH gene encoding ATP synthase F1 subunit delta, which produces MKDARAALRYAKAILNLAKDSKDETAVNLDMQLIASTIKDNQELAVSLNSPIIKSGDKMNILKAVFANKVNNITLGLFNLLEENKRIPMLGSIAQQYTLIYDYYKHIQVAKVTTAVPISPEIEEQVLAKILALTGEKANLENEVNPAILGGFILRVGDVQYDASISNHLNELKKEFDNSHYISKL; this is translated from the coding sequence ATGAAAGACGCAAGAGCAGCATTACGTTACGCTAAAGCAATTTTAAATCTTGCAAAAGATTCTAAAGATGAAACTGCTGTTAATTTAGATATGCAGTTAATTGCTTCAACAATAAAAGATAATCAAGAATTAGCAGTATCTTTAAATAGTCCTATTATTAAATCTGGTGATAAGATGAATATCTTAAAAGCCGTATTTGCTAATAAAGTTAACAACATTACTTTAGGGTTATTTAATTTATTAGAAGAAAATAAAAGGATTCCAATGTTAGGGTCTATTGCACAACAATATACTTTAATATATGATTATTATAAACACATACAAGTAGCTAAAGTTACAACTGCTGTGCCTATTTCACCAGAAATAGAAGAGCAAGTTTTAGCTAAAATTTTAGCTTTAACAGGTGAAAAAGCTAATTTAGAAAATGAAGTAAATCCTGCAATTTTAGGAGGTTTTATTTTACGTGTTGGAGATGTGCAGTATGATGCAAGTATCTCTAACCATTTAAATGAATTAAAAAAGGAATTTGACAATAGTCATTATATTTCAAAACTATAA
- a CDS encoding F0F1 ATP synthase subunit B, translated as METLLNDFSPGLFFMQIVILIILLFLMAKFAWKPILKSLDERESGIEDALAAAENARKEMQNLQADNAKLVKEARAEREAMMKEAREISDKMIATAKEEAKEVTSALIEKAQASIQQEKQSALAELKKNVAELSIGIAESVIKKELSNKKDQLDLVEGILKEVTLN; from the coding sequence ATGGAAACTTTATTGAACGATTTTTCACCTGGTTTGTTTTTTATGCAAATTGTTATCTTAATAATTTTATTATTTTTGATGGCTAAATTTGCTTGGAAACCAATTTTAAAGTCTTTAGACGAAAGAGAATCTGGTATCGAAGATGCTTTAGCAGCCGCAGAAAATGCGCGTAAAGAAATGCAAAATTTACAAGCAGATAATGCAAAATTAGTAAAAGAAGCAAGAGCAGAAAGAGAAGCAATGATGAAAGAAGCTAGAGAAATTAGCGATAAAATGATTGCAACTGCTAAAGAAGAAGCCAAAGAAGTAACAAGTGCCTTGATTGAAAAAGCACAAGCTTCTATTCAACAAGAAAAGCAATCTGCATTAGCAGAATTAAAGAAAAATGTTGCAGAACTATCTATTGGTATTGCAGAATCTGTAATTAAAAAAGAATTATCTAATAAGAAAGATCAACTTGATTTAGTTGAAGGAATCTTAAAAGAAGTTACTTTAAACTAA
- the atpE gene encoding ATP synthase F0 subunit C: MYNLIGAGLIVIGGGIGLGQIGGKAMEGIARQPEASGKIQTAMIIIGALLEGLAFGALILGNPA; this comes from the coding sequence ATGTACAATTTAATTGGAGCAGGATTAATCGTAATCGGTGGTGGAATTGGATTAGGTCAAATTGGAGGTAAAGCAATGGAAGGTATTGCTCGTCAACCAGAAGCATCTGGAAAAATTCAAACAGCGATGATCATCATTGGTGCCTTATTAGAAGGATTAGCATTTGGTGCATTAATTTTAGGTAATCCAGCTTAA
- the atpB gene encoding F0F1 ATP synthase subunit A — MEIAQKSIKFLTIAIIALFSATFFASEIDKETGHQNDDGRVNTGEEVKAYIKHHLKDSHDFSLFSYTSDDGERKHVGFPLPVILWTSEGLVTFMSSEFHHNDDGHVIVEKKGLKFAKIHSKIYELENGATSVSFDEAHHATNAAKVLDFSITKSVVGILFAGFLMLLAFSKLAKQYKTRQVPKGFSRVLEPLVIYVRDEIARPNIGEKKYKKFMGFLLTVFFFIWILNLLGLTPLGFNVTGQIAVTVCLALFTMVIYMFNGSKDFWAHTLWMPGVPYILRPILAVIELAGFILIKPFSLLVRLFANITAGHFVVMSLIALMVTMKDAFGPVASTGMSLVLALFIMIIEILVAFLQAFIFTMLSSLFIGMAVEEHEHH, encoded by the coding sequence ATGGAGATTGCACAAAAATCAATCAAATTTCTTACAATAGCGATAATAGCACTTTTTTCTGCTACATTTTTTGCTTCGGAAATAGATAAAGAAACAGGTCATCAAAATGATGATGGTCGCGTTAATACTGGTGAAGAAGTAAAAGCTTACATTAAACATCACCTTAAAGACTCTCACGATTTTTCGTTGTTTTCTTACACTTCAGATGATGGTGAAAGAAAGCACGTAGGTTTTCCATTACCAGTTATTTTATGGACAAGCGAAGGTTTGGTTACGTTTATGTCATCAGAGTTTCATCATAATGATGATGGTCATGTAATTGTTGAAAAGAAAGGGTTAAAGTTTGCTAAAATACATTCTAAAATTTACGAATTAGAAAACGGAGCAACTTCTGTTTCTTTTGATGAAGCACATCATGCAACAAACGCAGCTAAAGTTTTAGATTTTTCAATTACAAAAAGTGTTGTTGGTATTTTGTTTGCAGGTTTTTTAATGCTTTTAGCGTTTTCTAAATTGGCAAAACAATACAAAACAAGACAAGTACCAAAAGGATTTAGTAGAGTTTTAGAACCTTTGGTAATTTATGTTAGAGACGAAATAGCAAGACCAAATATTGGGGAGAAAAAATATAAAAAGTTTATGGGCTTTTTATTAACAGTGTTTTTCTTTATTTGGATTTTAAACTTATTAGGTTTAACACCTTTAGGGTTCAACGTAACTGGGCAAATTGCAGTAACTGTTTGTTTAGCGTTGTTTACAATGGTAATTTACATGTTTAATGGTAGCAAAGATTTCTGGGCACACACATTATGGATGCCAGGAGTGCCTTATATATTAAGACCAATTTTAGCAGTAATTGAATTGGCAGGTTTTATTTTAATTAAACCGTTTTCATTATTGGTGCGTTTATTTGCAAACATTACAGCAGGTCACTTTGTGGTAATGAGTTTAATTGCATTAATGGTAACAATGAAAGATGCTTTTGGACCAGTAGCGTCTACAGGTATGTCTTTAGTGTTGGCATTATTTATAATGATTATTGAAATTTTAGTAGCATTTTTACAAGCATTTATTTTTACGATGTTGTCATCGTTATTTATTGGAATGGCTGTAGAAGAACATGAGCATCATTAG
- a CDS encoding DUF6168 family protein, whose amino-acid sequence MIKSIFLYIVTFSSLFMVSFFLHEYYLKANELILPFSLKKVYIFHAGFSLLICVNFRLLANVDKIFSQLGFIYLGCLFLKMILFCVVFYKSLFNDIILTGIAKTSLILPMFIFLLTEAIFIARILNKKD is encoded by the coding sequence ATGATTAAAAGTATTTTTCTCTACATCGTAACATTCTCTTCACTTTTTATGGTGAGTTTTTTTTTGCATGAATATTATCTTAAAGCAAATGAACTTATTTTGCCTTTTTCCTTAAAAAAAGTATATATTTTTCATGCTGGTTTTTCATTGTTAATTTGTGTTAATTTTAGACTGCTAGCAAATGTTGATAAAATATTCTCTCAGCTTGGTTTTATCTATTTAGGATGTTTGTTTTTAAAAATGATACTTTTTTGCGTAGTCTTTTATAAATCACTATTTAACGATATTATTTTAACAGGAATTGCTAAAACTTCGTTGATTTTACCCATGTTTATTTTTTTATTAACAGAGGCTATTTTCATTGCCAGAATTTTAAATAAAAAAGATTAG